From a region of the Fervidobacterium sp. genome:
- a CDS encoding glycosyltransferase, with product MSNHSQLLTNFQKVCELSSDEDIKSFICNNIDLNNYRHDILDISIDLRKGSFQRAKEKFEKLQENEYFLPYVLLKGIVQDLSGEQEKANESFVRTIFLSKKLSLRDAIVTAFSKKYPEVLKAKSFIEDLKTHKLRILHGTIEIANQMYTYVSGLKSMGIFARSLNYFPTYLGYKSDYNIEIGKVDNDIINQFINSFDIFHFHFGSSLHPQNADLPFLKSIGKTSLMQYWGSDVRTLSKALEFNPYARVKERDELVLKRLDFVSKYIDHCIVEFTLSEYVKGYFKRTHFLPQAINLSIYPYSLKEPGEKIIIAHAPTSPEIKGTETITSVVEKLKEKYPIEFILIKGIPHSEAKKIYMKADLVIDQLHSEGYGLLAIECMALGKPVVVSVPDYFVEKYPPDLPVIRANPDNLLEVLEDLIKRKNEFTEIGKRARLYVERYHDIEKIKYDLVHLYYNIMKEDGKFDRG from the coding sequence GTGAGTAATCATTCACAACTCCTGACGAACTTTCAGAAGGTTTGCGAGCTTTCTTCAGACGAAGATATAAAGAGCTTTATTTGCAATAATATTGATCTTAACAATTACAGGCATGATATTCTTGATATATCTATTGATTTGAGAAAGGGTAGCTTTCAAAGAGCAAAAGAAAAGTTTGAAAAATTGCAGGAAAATGAATACTTTCTACCTTATGTGTTATTAAAAGGCATTGTACAGGATTTAAGTGGCGAACAAGAAAAGGCAAATGAATCTTTCGTGCGAACCATCTTTTTATCTAAAAAACTATCCTTAAGGGATGCAATTGTTACTGCGTTTTCGAAAAAATATCCGGAAGTTTTGAAAGCAAAAAGTTTTATTGAGGATTTGAAAACACACAAACTTAGAATCTTGCATGGAACAATAGAAATAGCCAACCAGATGTATACTTACGTTTCTGGATTAAAAAGTATGGGAATATTTGCAAGATCGTTGAACTATTTTCCAACTTATTTAGGATACAAGAGTGATTATAATATTGAAATCGGTAAGGTTGATAACGACATCATAAATCAATTTATAAATTCTTTTGATATCTTTCATTTTCATTTTGGTTCAAGCCTTCACCCTCAAAACGCTGATTTACCTTTTCTTAAGTCCATAGGTAAAACTTCTTTAATGCAGTATTGGGGTTCAGATGTCAGAACTTTGTCTAAGGCTTTGGAATTCAATCCTTACGCAAGGGTAAAAGAACGGGATGAGTTAGTTTTAAAAAGATTGGACTTTGTGTCAAAGTATATTGATCATTGCATTGTTGAATTTACACTTTCAGAATATGTAAAAGGTTATTTTAAACGCACACATTTTCTACCTCAGGCTATTAATCTGAGTATATATCCTTATAGTTTGAAAGAACCTGGGGAGAAAATAATCATTGCGCATGCACCTACAAGTCCAGAGATAAAAGGTACGGAAACAATAACTTCTGTTGTTGAAAAATTGAAAGAAAAGTACCCTATAGAATTCATTTTGATTAAAGGAATACCACATAGTGAAGCTAAAAAAATATATATGAAAGCCGATTTGGTAATTGATCAATTACATTCCGAAGGATATGGATTGCTTGCAATTGAGTGTATGGCATTAGGCAAGCCTGTGGTTGTTTCTGTACCAGATTATTTTGTTGAAAAGTATCCTCCAGACTTGCCTGTAATAAGAGCAAATCCAGATAATCTTTTAGAGGTTTTAGAAGATTTGATAAAAAGGAAAAACGAGTTTACCGAAATTGGTAAGAGAGCAAGACTCTACGTTGAAAGGTATCATGACATTGAAAAAATAAAGTATGATTTAGTGCATTTGTACTACAATATTATGAAGGAGGATGGAAAGTTTGATAGAGGGTAA